AAGCAATCGGCTAAATGCGATAACGCTCTTCAGCAACGCGAGAGGCTTGCCTTCGCGTTGACAAAACCAAGGAAAACTCTGTCCCGGAGTAGTCTTCGCTCCCATCGAGCACCACCTTTTTTTAAGCATCCCAGTTGTATTATATTGCAATTACTTAAAGGATAGAACAGGCTTATTCTATAAACAGCATGTAAAGGTTGTAAGGGTGCGACAAAGCAGAGGGATTGGGCTATGCGCCGTGTTCTCATAATTGACGATGATACCTTTTACGGCGGCTTGGTCGCCAAGACCTTCGGTCAACGCCGCTGGCTTCCGGTGACGTGCCTGAATATGGAAGACGCCTTAAAAGAGATAGAGGCCTTAAAGGTCGATCTCATCGTTACCGACATTTTCATGCCCGGAATCGGCGGAATTGAAGGCATTCCGTTTTTGAAATCCAAAGCACCAGACGTTCCGATCATCGCCATTTCCGGCGGGTGGGATAAGTTGCCGCCCGACGAAGCGGTCAAAGCCGCCGTTAAGGTTGGCGCGAACGGTGGTTTGTCGAAACCCATTAAAGGCGACCTTCTAGACAAACTTTTGGCGGACCTAAACCTCGGCGGCACCAGCATGGGCGAGCCCAACTGGCCGCAAACCTTTGATGAAACCACCGATTGGGATGAGGTTTTCGACGCTCCCACCAATGGCTTGATCGCGTGGATCGGAAACGCCGACACCTTCGAAGTTTTGAAAGTCAGTGCCGTGAATATGTTCGCGCATCTGTTTCAAAACACCCGCTCAACTTTGGATTCCAAGGCTTATATAGAGCGTCTCAAAGACATCTTGGCCCAAGACACGTCTTTGACCCGCGACGACACCTTAAAGCAAATCCAGTCGTTATTGAACGAGATCAAGACCAAGTTCAAACAAGAAGACGCAAAATTCATTGCTGAAAAACGTTTGGAAAAATTCGAACAGCACCGCGCCAAACGCATGGCTGTGCCCAAAGCCCCTAAGAAAAAACCCTGGTATGAAAAGTACGCCCTGCCCATCGGCGGAGGCGTTGTCGCGTGCCTTGTGGCGATCGGCGTATTGCTGATGGTGCAAGAAGAGCCGCCCCAAGAGCCTAAAGAAGATAAAATCACCCAAACGGAAAAGAAACTCATCACCCGCACCCCCATGGGCACGACGGAGCGCAGCACGCTAGACGGTCCGCGCCAAGACCCGGACAAGCTTTACCGTGCGCCTGAACGGGGCGGCAAAGCGTGGCGCGCGCCTTCGCAAAATTTCGAAAAGCCTGCCGATGCCCCACCCGACATGCCTGCCGTTTTGGCCTTGGGCGCGGTGCAGTGGGCATCTTCGCCTTATCGGTCAGAACGTGCATTGCTGCGCATGGCCCCTCTTTTGACCGTAAAAGATTGGGAGAGCATGCCCATCATCTGTGACCGTGTGCCGGCGATCACTGACTTGATCAACACCGAACTGTCGCAACTTGCCAGTGCTACACGGGTGCCCAGTGCCCAAGAGCTTGATCAATTCAGCCAAAGCTTGCAGCCTGCCATCAATCGGGTATTGGATCTGGAATTGGTGCAAAAGGTGAGCATGGTCTACGGAACACCATTGCAACAAATGGACTTCATCAACGACCCTTGCCGACCTCTTTCACCAAAGGAAATAGATGCTTTAAACCTGCTGTCCTTGCGATAGATTTTATGTTCTGAGCTCTTTAGCACGGAGTTGCAACAGTTCTGATTTGGGTGTGAAGCGGCTGTTAACGCTAATCCCAATGCTGTTCCGCTACACACCTATCAGCGGATGTCAGCTCAAATACAGTGCGTCTAAAGCTCTGAAGTCGTTGTCATTTCGAGGTGAGATGTTCGGTATGTTACGGAAGTTCGGTAAAGGTGGCCTCGAGCCCCCGCAACCAAACGTCAAAGGTCGCCCTTCGGGGGCGGTCTTTTGCGTTTAGCTGTCGGGGACTAGGACTTTGACGTGCGACCCAAGTTCCCTCCAGTTATGAGGAGAGCCCGGTTTCTAAACTTTGCCCTTTATGGGCGCTTTGTACAAGCCGATATGGGGCATGCCCCATATCGGCTTTTCTCGTGAATTCAATCGGTGTCATGCCGCCATGTGCAGAATCGGGTCGCACGTCACAGCGCGGGCGGTCGTTTCCCTTCGAGGGAGTCGGGTTTGGTGTGTGCACGATTGGCTTATGGACGGGCCACAGCCATCATTGAAAGGAGAGAAAAGATAAAACAACAGACCATGAAAAACCGCCGGTTGAACCATCAAAACAAAGCGGCTTAAACTAAAACTGGATGAACCAGAGCCTCTGTTAACTCAAATGCTCAGGTAGACCATATGTTTTGACGATGGACAGTTTCAGGTGATGAATAAGATTAAGAAGAAGTATGCAATTGGGCATGTTTGCGCGTTGTTGGTCGTCGTTGTGATGTCTGGCTGTTTGATGGGGGCTGATCGAGAGGTGTACAGCGGCCCACATCAAGTTCAACATGAAGAAACTGTTCCCGAGCATAAGATTTCGCAAACAATATCTTTAAAGAGCGCACATCAGATCATCATAAATCTAGAGTTGTTGACACGCAATGTCACTCGTATAGGAACAACTCAATACCTAGAGTATACACATTACAAAGGCATTGCTCGGATCTACGGGTTTCGGAATTTTATATGGCCGTTTAAATGTGATCACTGTGAATTGCCTCAGTTTTCGCGTCATTGTGATGACTGTGAGAAATATGCAAATACATATATTTCCTACGAGAAGCCTTATCTTGAGAACAAAGTAACTGTCAAAACTTCGCCGTGGCTGAAAAGCAAAGCACCTGACTTTGATATCAGTTACAACAAGAGCCTCATTTCAATTCGTGAAACCATCATCGAAGATGGTGTTGTTCAGTTGGAGATCGTGGCCAAACCCGGCGCGTATCTATCCCCACCAGATAATGGTCATGTCAAAGAAACGAGAACGGATATCATGATCAAACATCACAGCGCCAGTCTTACCTCTGCAATCGCTGTGTGGATTGCGAACTAAATTATCTTCGCAATAAAGGGCAAACACGAAGATCTTGTTGTTATTTAGGCCGCAGGAAGATTTTGGTCCTCTCTAAACGGGCAAAGACGGATTTTGCCAAACTAATCTCTAGCTCCAACGGAAATGAGATAGTCGGTAATATCCTGCACCCCCTTTTCTTTGGCTATCGAGAGAGCCGTATAGTTTTCCCTTGTCGAGATATTCACATCTGCACCGCCCTCACAGAGCAGGCGTATGATCGGAAGGTTGCCATAACTGCAGGCCATCATGAGAGCTGTCATTCCATGTTTTTTTTCTTGTTGGTCAAGCTCGGATTGATGTTGGATCAAAACCTTAACAACCTCTTTGTGTCCTTTCGCAGAGGCAAACATCAAACTGTTGTAGACATTTTCGTTTAAGAAATTGACGTCAGCACCGTGCTGGATCAGAAGTTCAACGATGTCCAATTGACCACTCATTGCGGCGAGCATGAGGGGGGACGTGTTTAATCCATCATGATTGATCTTTGCGCCGTGATCGATCAGGGATGTGACAGTTTCGATATGCCCTTCTTGAGCGGCATTTGTTAAGGCTGTTGAGCCATGTCGTGAAGTGCGGTTAATTTCGGCACCTTTGGACAGCAGGAAATTGACGAGTTCTGTGTAACCTTCTGCTGCTGCGAGCATCAACGACGTATGATCATCACTGTCAATTTCATCAACCTCATCACCTAAATCAATCAAGTAATTAACAACATTGAGATGCCCGTTTTGCGCTGCAAGGATCAGGGCTGTTTGTCTGGTGTATTCAGTTGAATATACCTTGCTGCCGTGCTCGACCAGATACTGAACGACATCCAATTGACCGTGTTCGGCGGCAAGCAACATTGCTGTTTTGCCGTGCCTATCGATCTCATCAATCTCAGCACCGTTGGACAATAAGGATTTGACCTCATCCAGCAGGCCTCCAATTGCGGCCGTTATCAAAGGTGTTTGATTATCTTTTTGCATGAAATCCATGTTACAGCCTGCCCCCAGAAGGAACAGAATTACAGCCCACTTTCGTGGAGCAGTCAATTTTCCTGCTTTCACAGTAGAACAGTCCCTGAACCATGGAAATCGTTTACACACTCATATTCGTTCTAACTTTTGTTTTATATTTCAATAAAATACCCTCCATCACAACAATACGATATTCAATATATATCGACACGCCTACCGGGCATAAAGTTTCGAAAACAATATCTTCTAGGAACACACATCAGTCTTTAATATAATCTGATGCATTTCTCAGTATCTCAACTATCTCCGCATGACCTCGCTCTTGAGCAAAAGAAAGTGCCGTGTCACCCTTATCGTTACGCGTAATCACGTCAGCTCCCGCTGAAATCAGTTCTTTGGTCACATCATGATGGCCTGAGAGGGAGTTGTACATTAAAGCCGTAACACCTGTATCGTTACGCGCATTCACATCAGCTCCCGCTGAAATCAGCTCTTTGACCACATCTAGTTTGCCTGCAACGGAGCTGAGCATCAAAGCCGTATCACCCTCATCGTCACGCGCATTCACATCAGCACCCGCTGAAATCAGCTCTTTGACCACATCAAGTTCGCCCATATAGGAACAGCTGGTAATCAAAGGCGTTAAGCCCTCATCGTCACGCGCATTCACATCAGCACCCGCTGAAATCAGCTCTTTGACCACATCAAGTTGGCCCATATAGGAGCCGATCATCAAAGCCGAGGAATTCTTATAGTCATGCGTATTCACGTCAGCACCCGCTGAAATCAGCTCTTTGACCACGTCAAGTCCGCCCATATAGGCGCTGAACATTAAAGCCGTAGACCCCTCATAGTCATGTGCATCCACGTCAGCACCCGCTGAAATCAGCTCTTTGACCACGTCAAGTTCGCCCATATAGGCGCTGAGCATTAAAGCCGTAGAACCCTCATAGTCATGCGCATTCACGTCAGCACCCGCTGAAATCAGCCCTTTAACCTCATTAAGGTCGCCCTCTTGCGCCGCAGCAAAGAGCATGATTTCATAATCGACCTCATTGGCATAAGCCGTGTCGAAGAGAGCAAGCCCAAAACAAAAAGATAAGAAAATAGCAACTAATCGTTTCATATCTAGATCTCTCATCCAGCCTCAATGAATTACTGAATAATATTAAGATTATAGTTTTGAG
This sequence is a window from Magnetovibrio sp. PR-2. Protein-coding genes within it:
- a CDS encoding response regulator; the encoded protein is MRRVLIIDDDTFYGGLVAKTFGQRRWLPVTCLNMEDALKEIEALKVDLIVTDIFMPGIGGIEGIPFLKSKAPDVPIIAISGGWDKLPPDEAVKAAVKVGANGGLSKPIKGDLLDKLLADLNLGGTSMGEPNWPQTFDETTDWDEVFDAPTNGLIAWIGNADTFEVLKVSAVNMFAHLFQNTRSTLDSKAYIERLKDILAQDTSLTRDDTLKQIQSLLNEIKTKFKQEDAKFIAEKRLEKFEQHRAKRMAVPKAPKKKPWYEKYALPIGGGVVACLVAIGVLLMVQEEPPQEPKEDKITQTEKKLITRTPMGTTERSTLDGPRQDPDKLYRAPERGGKAWRAPSQNFEKPADAPPDMPAVLALGAVQWASSPYRSERALLRMAPLLTVKDWESMPIICDRVPAITDLINTELSQLASATRVPSAQELDQFSQSLQPAINRVLDLELVQKVSMVYGTPLQQMDFINDPCRPLSPKEIDALNLLSLR
- a CDS encoding ankyrin repeat domain-containing protein — translated: MCKRFPWFRDCSTVKAGKLTAPRKWAVILFLLGAGCNMDFMQKDNQTPLITAAIGGLLDEVKSLLSNGAEIDEIDRHGKTAMLLAAEHGQLDVVQYLVEHGSKVYSTEYTRQTALILAAQNGHLNVVNYLIDLGDEVDEIDSDDHTSLMLAAAEGYTELVNFLLSKGAEINRTSRHGSTALTNAAQEGHIETVTSLIDHGAKINHDGLNTSPLMLAAMSGQLDIVELLIQHGADVNFLNENVYNSLMFASAKGHKEVVKVLIQHQSELDQQEKKHGMTALMMACSYGNLPIIRLLCEGGADVNISTRENYTALSIAKEKGVQDITDYLISVGARD
- a CDS encoding ankyrin repeat domain-containing protein, coding for MKRLVAIFLSFCFGLALFDTAYANEVDYEIMLFAAAQEGDLNEVKGLISAGADVNAHDYEGSTALMLSAYMGELDVVKELISAGADVDAHDYEGSTALMFSAYMGGLDVVKELISAGADVNTHDYKNSSALMIGSYMGQLDVVKELISAGADVNARDDEGLTPLITSCSYMGELDVVKELISAGADVNARDDEGDTALMLSSVAGKLDVVKELISAGADVNARNDTGVTALMYNSLSGHHDVTKELISAGADVITRNDKGDTALSFAQERGHAEIVEILRNASDYIKD